A single window of Nicotiana sylvestris chromosome 5, ASM39365v2, whole genome shotgun sequence DNA harbors:
- the LOC104243290 gene encoding DELLA protein GAI-like, with translation MKRDRDREKSQDGSSSGKSKIFEEEQPDAGMDELLAVLGYKVKSSDMAEVAQKLEQLEMAMCTTLEDGISHLSTDTVHKNPSDLSGWVQSMLSELNNTSVPSNFDMIGSIGEKDLCVSPGDGASSSSITINEQNRIISDDDLRAIPGGAVFATESNKRQRSCVPLTADATTRPVVLVDSQETGVRLVHTLMACAEAVQQENLNVADALVRHIGILAVSQSGAMRKVATYFAEALARRIYKIYPQDSIESSYTDVLQMHFYETCPYLKFAHFTANQAILEAFTNCNKVHVIDFSLKQGMQWPALIQALALRPGGPPAFRLTGIGPPQPDNTDALQQVGWKLAQLAETIGVEFEFRGFVTNSLADLDAEILDLRSSTETEVVAVNSVFELHRLLARPGAVEKVLNSIKQMNPKIVTIVEQEANHNASVFLDRFNEALHYYSTMFDSLESSVSSSSTGLTQPIVNNQDLVMSEVYLGRQICNVVACEGVDRVERHETLSQWRVRMNSAGFDPVHLGSNAFKQASMLLALFAGGDGYRVEENDGCLMLGWHTRPLIATSAWRLKAAGDAELL, from the coding sequence ATGAAGAGAGATCGTGATAGAGAAAAATCCCAAGATGGTTCTTCTTCTGGTAAATCTaagatttttgaagaagaacaacCAGATGCTGGAATGGATGAGCTTTTAGCTGTTTTGGGCTATAAGGTTAAATCTTCAGATATGGCTGAAGTAGCACAAAAACTTGAACAACTTGAGATGGCTATGTGTACAACATTAGAAGATGGAATTTCTCATCTTTCTACTGATACAGTTCATAAAAATCCTTCTGATCTTTCTGGTTGGGTACAAAGCATGTTATCTGAGCTCAACAACACTTCAGTTCCCTCTAATTTCGACATGATTGGTAGTATTGGAGAAAAAGATTTATGTGTATCTCCGGGTGATGGTGCATCTTCTAGTAGTATTACCATTAATGAGCAAAACAGAATTATTTCTGATGACGATTTGAGAGCAATTCCAGGGGGAGCTGTGTTTgcaacagaaagtaataaaagacAGAGATCTTGTGTACCACTAACAGCAGATGCAACAACAAGGCCAGTTGTACTTGTAGATTCACAAGAAACTGGTGTTCGACTTGTGCACACATTAATGGCGTGTGCTGAAGCAGTTCAACAAGAGAATCTTAATGTAGCTGATGCGCTTGTTAGACACATTGGAATTCTTGCTGTTTCACAATCTGGTGCTATGAGAAAAGTTGCAACTTATTTCGCTGAAGCATTAGCTCGAAGAATTTACAAAATTTACCCACAAGATTCAATTGAATCATCTTATACTGATGTGTTACAGATGCACTTTTACGAAACATGTCCATATCTCAAATTTGCTCATTTTACTGCAAATCAAGCAATTCTTGAAGCTTTTACAAATTGCAATAAAGTTCATGTGATTGATTTCAGTTTAAAACAAGGGATGCAATGGCCAGCACTTATTCAAGCTTTAGCTTTACGTCCAGGTGGGCCACCAGCATTTAGGCTTACTGGAATTGGACCTCCACAGCCTGATAATACTGACGCTTTGCAACAAGTTGGGTGGAAGTTAGCGCAATTAGCTGAAACTATCGGGGTCGAATTTGAATTTCGAGGATTTGTAACAAACTCATTAGCTGATCTTGATGCTGAGATTCTTGATTTACGGTCAAGTACTGAAACAGAAGTGGTGGCTGTTAATTCAGTTTTTGAGCTACACAGATTATTAGCAAGACCTGGGGCTGTAGAAAAAGTGTTGAATTCGATCAAACAAATGAACCCGAAAATCGTGACGATTGTTGAACAAGAAGCGAATCATAACGCTAGTGTTTTTTTGGACAGGTTTAACGAGGCATTACATTATTATTCAACAATGTTTGATTCGTTAGAGAGTTCAGTATCATCATCGTCTACTGGGTTGACTCAGCCGATTGTTAACAATCAAGATTTGGTTATGTCTGAGGTGTATTTAGGGAGACAGATTTGTAACGTGGTGGCTTGTGAAGGTGTGGACCGAGTTGAGCGGCACGAGACGCTGAGTCAGTGGCGAGTTAGGATGAACTCGGCCGGGTTCGATCCGGTTCATCTCGGTTCGAATGCGTTTAAGCAAGCGAGTATGCTGTTGGCGTTGTTTGCGGGCGGCGATGGTTACAGAGTTGAAGAGAACGATGGGTGTTTGATGTTGGGTTGGCATACTCGGCCACTCATCGCCACCTCCGCGTGGCGGCTCAAGGCGGCCGGTGATGCCGAGTTGTTGTGA